The Quercus robur chromosome 3, dhQueRobu3.1, whole genome shotgun sequence DNA segment ctccttaATTTCAGGGTTAAatcttaaatataaaattatccaaagcatataaaaaaagaatggtaaaatccaaaatccccgaatcccaaaaaaaaaaaagcatgaaatTTAACTTTGACTAATGTGCCTCCACCTCAATGCCACCTCAGCAAAGCAgataaaacctttttttatataaagagagaaaacgaAACAAAAAACATAAGACACAcaataggagagagagagagagagagaaagaaagagagagaaatggataGGGTGTTTTCAGTGGATGAAATGTCGGACCAGTTTTggtcaccaccaccacacccacacccacaaccaccacaagcTCCGTCGTCATCGGCTCATTTGCCACCGCAAACAGCCGACGAATCCTCCAAAATGATGAACCGCAGCGCTTCCGAGTGGGCTTTCCAGCGCTTCCTCCAGCTCGAAGTCGAACCGTCCGAGACCGAAACCACAACCGCCTCCTCCTCCGCTCCCTTAAACGACGTCGTCCTCCTCGACACGAAGACCGCCactgataataataataatagccaGAGCCATAGCCATagcaataacaataacaataacaataacaatactAAGAGTAATGGTAATGGTAACAACGCGGCTTCGACGACGTCGTTTACTAGCAAGAACAAGAGCAACAACGGAACGACGAGCACGACGCCGTCGTTTAATGCCGGTCCTCCGCTGAATATTCCGATCGATTCCGAAGAGTACCAGGCTTTCCTTAAAAGCAAGCTCAATCTTGCTTGTGCTGCTGTTGCTTTATCTCgggtatgtttttttttttaatattattatttttgttcttgttgttggtttttttttttttttttttttttgaaatatagttcatgggttttttttggttgccaagaaagttGAGGAAATGAATAGTTTGGATCTGGGTTTTTTTAGTCTTTTTGCTTTATCTGGGTATttgggtttgttgttgttgttgttgttgtttagcTTTTGTTTGGGTACTGAGAGagctttaaaaaagaaaagaaagtttaTATTAGCATGGATTTCCTtgtgttttattggttttctggggaatgaaaaaaaaaaaaaagtggtgttTTTATTTAAGTTTCTGCTTGCTTCCCATGTAGTGAGAAATTTAGGCTTTGGAAGacgattttttttcccctagcATTTTCTTAGAGaccaaaaaaagtatttaatttttatttctctcttttaatataaaataacttGTGATTATATTGATTTGAATGTGTTTATGATGTTTGGTGAGTTTGAATCTTTTAGTTATGCATGAagtgaaagagaaaataaaaataaaacccaaaaactgaaaagatttatttctttaaattagCTTTAAGCAACTTTTTTGCTATAAAAGGTCGATTTTATAACCAAAAGAAGGATTAGTCGGTTAGAGTCAAATCAACTAAGCATGAGATGTGGAAAACTTACTCTATTAGGAGCTTGaccagaaaaaaaaaggcatggaGTTTCCTCTTTTGGAGTTTGGTTTATGTTTAGTCCGTGTCTGTGTCTTGTTTACCAATAAAAGAACATGTGTATTGTCCGCGTTcttaagaaagatgaagaaaaaggaaagaaaacgtGGTGAAGCCATGTTCTTGTGTTGATTTGGTTTTTAGAGAATCGAAAGTTGGTTCAATTAAGCTGAGTTGTTATTTTGGCATCTGCTTAGAGAAggcttttgttttcttgtatcaAATATGATGAGAACTAGGaattttaaagtaatttttatttatttattttttatggcgTTTTCTGAAACGTAAAGTAGTGCAAATATAATTAATGGATATTTAGGTTGAGTTATACAAAGAAAACTTTGCTAGAAACTTGAAGACAGTAAAGACAAGAAGTCACATGGTCTTATATGATTGCTTTTAAATTCACTTGGCCTTAAGGCTTCAAAGAATAttacccaaacaaaaaaaaaagtttaagtaGACGTGCAATTGTCAAAATCTTAGGCTGAATTGTAACTTgctttggaaaagaaaaaatgaaacaaagaatgaaaaaaagacCACCACTTACTGAGTGAATGAGCTTCAATCAGCTCTGGCTAGAGATTAATAAATGTAGATTCCAAGACTTTAACAGTTTAACTTCATGACAGGTCTCTTGCTATGCTCTTTTTGGCCAATGGCCGTAAACTTTTAAGAAAGACTAAAAAAACCTTGCACAAAACCAAAATACTCATAGCCTCACTTAGGCATTGAACTTGACAAAAATTCTCTTCTGGAACatgttataatttgattttcttcaaCATTTGCTTACTCTGATCTTGTCCTCATATGTGTTAGCATTCGCTATATGTAATCAAGAAAGCTAAAAAGGAAAGGTCTTTTACTCTTAGAATCCTTCTAGGCATGGGTTATGAAAGTTTTTTACTCTTAAATTTCACCTAGGCCTGTACTGTTGTATCCCTTGATTTggatgttcttttttatttttggttgtttgcttggcCAAACAATCTTCACAGCAGGGGTAAATGAGGCACTGAAAATTTCTTTCATGTGGTGGAATTATCACTTCCTGGCTATTATCTCAAATGAACAGTTTATTACAATATCTGTCACAGCTGACCTCAGGTTCTATATGGCATTTATAATCATTTGAGGAACTAGAAACTACCATTGATATGGATGCTTAAGAATTTAATTGTCTTTGTGGTATGGGATTAAGAATATCCACAATTTGCTTTTGTATATGTATTGCATAAGATTAATTCTTTTACTACGGTTTTGCTTGATATAGATTTGAAGCTATTTTTATCAGATAAATACTAGTTAACTTAGTATGTTTTATTCGTGTCAATAGGGATCTCTGGTAAAACCTCAAGATTCTGGTTCTTTAACTGACAATGGATTGCAAGCGTCCAATACCTCACAATTGGGATCCCAAGCCCCTTCTAAAGGTTTGCATTACTCAATTGTATGTTTTTAGTTTGTACTTGTCtaagatcttttttttcttttaaagaaaagagaactataaacaaaaacattatttaaattaatgtgCATCCAAAACACTGCAAAAATAggccaaaaaaatagcaattgaTAAAAACAGCCCCAACTCCCCAGGAATAAATGAATGTCAGATTATGCAGTTCAATTGTCCACTCCTagtaatgcaaaaaaaaaaaaaaaaaaaagtatcctTTAAATGCTTTTAATGAGACAGCCTCTACTTGACACCATTGACCAGTTAACGTGCCCAAGGAATTGAATGATGAATACCCAAGGGCAACAACTGTTGTCTAGTTGCTCCACAAGCCTATCCTTTTTGGCACATGCATTTCAAATGTTAACTGACCACTGAACCACATCCAGCTCCTTATGGAATTACACATGCAATTCTCTACAAGTGCCTTGTTCCCTGCAATCTATTGTCCAAACTAAAGAATGAATATGCATTAGTAGCTTGCTTTTCAATCTTGTTCAGCATACAacaccactaaaaaaaaaattataacttttagttcatttttaaaaagttagattactgttttttggttttattacatGCACATTTTATGACTTAATTTGATATACTTTTCCTTTGGCAAGTATGGAATACAGACGTTTCACTTGAGGCAAACTCCACAGTCCTAGAGAAAGTAGATGTCAACTCTGGTGTGAGTGGTATACATCCATACTTTTGTGGTTTGATGGCTTTACTAATTGATTTACAGAAATTTATGGGGACCAATTTAATTAACTGAATTGGGTTAGAGGTTACTAGCCTTGGGCATAAATGGAAAAGACTCAGAAATATTGCACTGGTGACATTGAGAGAATTGAGTGGTGAGCCGGATAAGAGTGGTGCTTTCTAATAAATGATTTGTGATGGTGATGATAAGGATTATTTTACATCATGATCTTTCCTCTTGCCTcgattccttcttcttcttttttttcctcatactCTTTCCCTAGCTCATCTTTAGAATTTAGTGTTGACTACAAGTAATACACTTATGTTCttaagtttgttttttattcacTTGTTTGTCTTTTGTCTTATATGATTTACCTATGTAGGATCAGGGTATGATTTAACCAGGTCACAAGATAAGGACTCCAATGTTTCACTTGGAACTCATTCCTTACCTTCCATGCAAAAGAGATCTGGGGTACCAGTGAGGTCAACAACAAGTGGTTCATCAAGAGAGCAGTCTGATGATGAGGAAGTTGAAGGAGAAAATGAACTGACTGAGAATATGGACCCTGCTGATGCAAAACGTGTGAGGAGGTAACCATGGTCTCTGCTGTTCTATTGATAATATTATAGGTATGATACTTGGAGATGTTAAGAGTATGTTGTTTCTCTACTGGGAAGTCACTGGTATAATTTATGTAGTTGGTGCAGCACTAGCTGAAGTTGACATAAATACATCATCAATGGGCTTTAATAGTTTGTTCCTACAAAAAGCAGTTTCTTGCAATATGAACCATGCTTTGTCATGCCAGACAGAAAAGCCATGGAGGATGTACtgctaaattattttaagattttCTGTTTATAGTTATCATTAGAAGGACATAAAAACTTGCTTTTAAAATTAAGTTCGACAATAAATCTCATGGATGAGGGATCTGCCTGTTTAATGGGATAGCTGATTGGAGCACAAATTTCCTGCCTGAGATGTACTTCATAAGTCATGCTTAAATGATTTGTCAGAAGTTTTTATTAATCCatgaaaaaattgtgtttatctTCCAAGTCCACACATGTTCAAAATGTGTATAATGTGTTGCATGGTATATTTACACACTTTGGTGATTCTTGGTTGCATATTTGATGCATACGAAACCTCAAAATGTGCAGACTTCTTATTCTCTTTATGTTTTCATTGAGGCGTCAATTTTAAGCTTCTGTTCACTGGTTGAATTCATTTTCATACAATTGATTCATACTGTCTGTTTCAGGATGCTTTCCAATAGAGAGTCAGCCAGACggtcaagaagaagaaagcaggCCCATTTGACTGAGCTTGAGACGCAGGTATGGCCTAGTTTTTATCCAttgttttttccttctattGTTTCTTTCCCCTTCCAAATCTGTTTAGAATTTCTAACCCATTGACCTTTAATAGGTTTCTCAATTAAGAGTGGAAAATTCTTCTCTGTTAAAGCGTCTTACTGAAATAAACCAGAAGTACAGTGATGCAGCTGTTgataatagagttttaaaaGCAGATGTTGAAACATTGAGAGCAAAGGTAAGCCATTCATTTTGATTGTTCTCAAAGTTGAGTATCTTGCTAAATGGGGATTGAAACTCAATGACTAAAGGCTCCCAATTAAGGATATAAATGCTGCTCGAGGGGAACAAACATGATTTATTAATTAGTTATACTCATTTGTTGTAATTATAATTCAGGTCAAGATGGCAGAGGAGACAGTCAAAAGAATTACTGGGTTGAACAACACGATGTTCCATGGTATGTCTGAGATGTCTACAATAGAAATGCCATCCTTTGATGGAAGCCCTTCTGACACTTCAACAGATGCTGCCGTGCCTGTGCAAGATAACCCAAATCATCACTTTTATCAACCCAGTACCAACAATAATATGTCCCCTCATGATCTAAGAGTTAACAATGGCTTGGCAGACATTTCACCTGTTGAAAATGTGCAGCAGAATCCTGCAGCAGGTGCAGTATCAGGAAACAAGATGGGAAGAACAGCTTCCTTGCAGCGAGTGGCTAGCTTGGAGCATCTGCAGAAGAGGATCCGTGGGGGTGTAACCAATGGGGAGCAATAGTAGCAAATATAGTAACTCAAATGTGTTGAAGCTTCTCCCAAATGATGATTTGAAGGATGATTATATTGCCCTACTATTTTTGGTTGTACCGAATGTAAGAAGGCCTATTCTTTATGTTAACTACACTCTTAATTAAGCTTCTAGTAATTAACTTTACTGATCAATGTGATGCCGGATGTAATAGCTTATTATGTCAAATTTTCCAACTCTTATTCATCCCCATGTTTTATTCTTTATGCCACTTCTTTATGCCTACGCAACTAATTTgtgcatcattttttttttttaattttttattttaacgcTAAGCAGCGATAGATTCTTAGGtctaaaaccataaaaaaaagaaatcatctgAGAGACCATTAACTGGAACCCGTATTGTGTCAAGACCATGGTGTCAAATCCATGAGATCCAGATTGTGAAATGGTTACTGATGACAACAGTGGTAGGTGACTTGTAAGATGATAGTGTATCTatgataaaaacaataaaaacaaacaaaactttgGTCGTGTGCTCCTATACATTGGATACAGAATGATATGACCATTTTGGGATATGTGTTTGTGCTTGTGTTGCCTTCAATGTATAGGAGCACCAAGAATCAAATTCCCAAATGTATCTACACCTGTGAAATTCCCACAATGACTTTGCTACAAAACAATGATAACAAAACTTCTACCATCTCAATTATCTAATTAATCAATTCCCAAAATCATTTCCGTCAATACcttataataaaatatgtacGTGGAGAACTATCACACATCATTGTTGATAAAATTACATTTAGGCCTGTCTTTAGCAAttgcaattatatatttttttaaaaaaaaaaaaccttttccttttttaaggATGGTTGTAGTGGTCAAACTTGGCAAGAAGTGAATGAGGAGCTTTTCGAAATGGCGAGCAACTTTCTAAGTTAAAGGGGtgctttttgaattttgagatgGCTAGCATTGAACACCTCATCCTTGTTCCGACACATTTCAATCCAAAACTATTCTGTGCTCAGTGGGTGACAAATATGCCTTATTGGTTGCTTGGTATGTTGAAAACAAGGGGagcaagaaaatcaaatatccCACAATAACTTCGCTACAAAACGATGCAAATAACAAAAATTCCACCATCTTAGCTATCACATTTCAAGGATGGTTGTAGTGGTCACTGCTCACACTCAGCAAGAAGTGGATGAGGAACTTTGTGAGACGGCAAGCAACTTTCTAGGTTAAAATGGTAGCACTGAAAACCTCGTACTTGTTCCTGCACATTCAAATCCAAAACTATAAGTGCTTAATATGTGACAAATATGCCGTAGGTAGTGGTTGCTGGGTATGTTGGAAACAATGGGAGCAAGAAAATCTCTTGGcaaaatgcatatatatattttttttaatggaaggaAAAACTTTGGCAAAATTCATCATACAATAGAAATTGATATAGAGAAATATATGAGTATCTAAACACTTAAAtcttaagggaaaaaaagagaaaaaagacagATAGAGGTGTTGTATGTTTGGAAGCTTAGAAATGATTGGATCAACATTATAACAAAGCTCGCAAAGCTTAGAGTTCCACATCAAGAGCCAAAACAAATATTAAACAATTGAAGATCATATGCACTGATTGGTTAGACAATCCTGTTGTCGGAGTTTGGGGAAAATTCTTCTCTTAACAAAGGAGATTCCTAGCAAAATTCATCTCACAAATTGAATTCATCCAACAAGTTGTGTATAATAGATctgataaatttataataaattcaaCTTACTCACTTAAGTAACTGCAGTtaatcaccatcatcatcatctgcaCAATACATCTTTGTCTACAATAAAGAAGATTTCAGTGAAATGCTCCCACAGAGATGCCAATTAGCTCCAGGGTGAAGGAAAGATTTCATATACCTAGCTGgggaatttttcttcaaatgcTGGAATATGGTACTGGCTTGTCTTATGTGGTTAATCTCGAAGGAACAGAATTCTCAAACGtttgaagatattgagagaCCTGTAGATCTGTTGAAGCCTTTGCTAGCTGGGACTAGGTTTGATTAGCCTCATATTTGGGGTTTTACGCGTTGTATTTCCATGTCTGATTTCCTTATTTCTATTAGCTCTTCCTTTTGATTTGATTGTATCCGTTTCAAGTGCAGTGGGTTTACTATCTTAAAACACATTTACTTttcttatcaataaaacttttttttttgataagtaagaaagatatatattaaaagctaCCTCATGAAAACACAAGGCAGAACAGAGAATACAgagaaggaaacaaacaaaaagagagaagaaaaagaaaagaataagaaaacaaacGGAGACAACATGGACAAGGATCTGAACATGATAAGCATCTGTAATTATTTGGAGGAGATACTAGAAATTCCTTTATAAGGAAATTTAACATCCAAAGCTGAAGAAATgcatcaaatttgagaaaataatcACACTATTTGTATCATGCATGTAGAGGCCATGAAATCTCACTAGGGATGCCTATGAGGGACAAATTGACCCCGCACAAATACCTTTGCATCCCAGCTATTAATGCTTTGTATTAAACATCTATTTGTACCAAGGTTaagaa contains these protein-coding regions:
- the LOC126717419 gene encoding light-inducible protein CPRF2 isoform X1, which gives rise to MDRVFSVDEMSDQFWSPPPHPHPQPPQAPSSSAHLPPQTADESSKMMNRSASEWAFQRFLQLEVEPSETETTTASSSAPLNDVVLLDTKTATDNNNNSQSHSHSNNNNNNNNNTKSNGNGNNAASTTSFTSKNKSNNGTTSTTPSFNAGPPLNIPIDSEEYQAFLKSKLNLACAAVALSRGSLVKPQDSGSLTDNGLQASNTSQLGSQAPSKVWNTDVSLEANSTVLEKVDVNSGVSGSGYDLTRSQDKDSNVSLGTHSLPSMQKRSGVPVRSTTSGSSREQSDDEEVEGENELTENMDPADAKRVRRMLSNRESARRSRRRKQAHLTELETQVSQLRVENSSLLKRLTEINQKYSDAAVDNRVLKADVETLRAKVKMAEETVKRITGLNNTMFHGMSEMSTIEMPSFDGSPSDTSTDAAVPVQDNPNHHFYQPSTNNNMSPHDLRVNNGLADISPVENVQQNPAAGAVSGNKMGRTASLQRVASLEHLQKRIRGGVTNGEQ
- the LOC126717419 gene encoding light-inducible protein CPRF2 isoform X2, translating into MDRVFSVDEMSDQFWSPPPHPHPQPPQAPSSSAHLPPQTADESSKMMNRSASEWAFQRFLQLEVEPSETETTTASSSAPLNDVVLLDTKTATDNNNNSQSHSHSNNNNNNNNNTKSNGNGNNAASTTSFTSKNKSNNGTTSTTPSFNAGPPLNIPIDSEEYQAFLKSKLNLACAAVALSRGSLVKPQDSGSLTDNGLQASNTSQLGSQAPSKDVSLEANSTVLEKVDVNSGVSGSGYDLTRSQDKDSNVSLGTHSLPSMQKRSGVPVRSTTSGSSREQSDDEEVEGENELTENMDPADAKRVRRMLSNRESARRSRRRKQAHLTELETQVSQLRVENSSLLKRLTEINQKYSDAAVDNRVLKADVETLRAKVKMAEETVKRITGLNNTMFHGMSEMSTIEMPSFDGSPSDTSTDAAVPVQDNPNHHFYQPSTNNNMSPHDLRVNNGLADISPVENVQQNPAAGAVSGNKMGRTASLQRVASLEHLQKRIRGGVTNGEQ
- the LOC126717419 gene encoding light-inducible protein CPRF2 isoform X3 yields the protein MDRVFSVDEMSDQFWSPPPHPHPQPPQAPSSSAHLPPQTADESSKMMNRSASEWAFQRFLQLEVEPSETETTTASSSAPLNDVVLLDTKTATDNNNNSQSHSHSNNNNNNNNNTKSNGNGNNAASTTSFTSKNKSNNGTTSTTPSFNAGPPLNIPIDSEEYQAFLKSKLNLACAAVALSRGSLVKPQDSGSLTDNGLQASNTSQLGSQAPSKGSGYDLTRSQDKDSNVSLGTHSLPSMQKRSGVPVRSTTSGSSREQSDDEEVEGENELTENMDPADAKRVRRMLSNRESARRSRRRKQAHLTELETQVSQLRVENSSLLKRLTEINQKYSDAAVDNRVLKADVETLRAKVKMAEETVKRITGLNNTMFHGMSEMSTIEMPSFDGSPSDTSTDAAVPVQDNPNHHFYQPSTNNNMSPHDLRVNNGLADISPVENVQQNPAAGAVSGNKMGRTASLQRVASLEHLQKRIRGGVTNGEQ